Proteins encoded within one genomic window of Cryptosporangium minutisporangium:
- a CDS encoding AzlD domain-containing protein, translating to MSSSMTLLVAVFVLGVGTFAFRVAGPLLRERLTLSSRIESLMAQLAVVLLVALIATSATLEGDGFAGVARPAGVLVGGVLAWRKAPFVLVVVAAAATAAGLRLLGVP from the coding sequence ATGAGTAGTTCGATGACCTTGTTGGTGGCGGTGTTCGTGCTGGGCGTCGGGACCTTCGCGTTCCGCGTGGCCGGGCCACTGCTGCGCGAGCGGCTCACGCTCTCGTCCCGCATCGAGTCGCTGATGGCGCAGCTCGCCGTGGTGCTGCTGGTCGCGCTGATCGCGACGTCGGCGACGCTGGAGGGTGACGGGTTCGCCGGGGTAGCCCGCCCGGCGGGAGTTCTGGTCGGGGGCGTACTGGCGTGGCGGAAGGCGCCGTTCGTCCTGGTGGTCGTCGCGGCCGCCGCCACCGCCGCCGGCCTCCGCCTCCTCGGCGTCCCCTGA
- a CDS encoding MFS transporter, producing the protein MTPDRRRTLVLGVAIALVAANLRPALASVGPVLSDIRADLGLSGTGASLLTALPIVCLGAVAAAAPVLSRRWGSERVIALVTAVIAVALVLRVTDGQFALFVGSIVAAGAIAIANVLIPALIKRDFPGHTGTMTGVYTMALSGAAAVAAGVTVPLSEASDHGWRGGLAFWAIPALVAFVVWSALVWLPGRRNFTAAPPHSAQGSLLRDPLAWQITIFFGLQSLSFYSVLSWLPSIYRDAGYDPATAGLLLSISALVQIPVTLVFPPFAARATDQRWYTLACTLATGLGLAGILLAPTAAPYLWVVVLGIGQGGSFGVGLLLFSLRTRTTAVTARLSAQAQTVGYLVAAAGPLLVGAVHDVTDSWTGPVALLIALLVPQGFFGLLAGARRFVGPAPDPRASEPQPR; encoded by the coding sequence GTGACCCCTGACCGCCGACGGACGCTCGTCCTCGGTGTGGCCATCGCACTGGTCGCGGCCAACCTCCGACCCGCCCTCGCGAGCGTCGGCCCAGTGCTCTCCGACATCCGGGCCGATCTCGGCCTCTCCGGTACCGGCGCATCGCTCCTCACCGCGCTCCCGATCGTCTGCCTCGGTGCGGTCGCCGCCGCCGCACCGGTCCTGTCCAGGCGCTGGGGCAGCGAACGGGTGATCGCGCTCGTCACGGCCGTGATCGCGGTCGCGCTGGTGCTCCGGGTGACCGATGGCCAGTTCGCGCTCTTCGTCGGCTCGATCGTCGCGGCCGGCGCGATCGCCATCGCCAACGTCCTGATCCCCGCGTTGATCAAGCGGGACTTCCCCGGCCACACCGGCACGATGACCGGCGTCTACACGATGGCACTGTCCGGCGCTGCCGCGGTCGCCGCCGGGGTGACCGTCCCGCTGAGCGAGGCGAGCGACCACGGATGGCGCGGCGGCCTGGCGTTCTGGGCGATCCCGGCGCTGGTCGCGTTCGTGGTCTGGTCAGCGCTGGTCTGGCTGCCCGGTCGGCGGAACTTCACCGCCGCACCACCGCACTCCGCCCAGGGATCCCTGCTGCGGGACCCACTCGCCTGGCAGATCACGATCTTCTTCGGCCTGCAATCGCTCTCGTTCTACAGCGTCCTCTCCTGGCTCCCCTCGATCTACCGCGACGCCGGCTACGACCCGGCCACCGCCGGCCTCCTGCTCTCGATCTCCGCGCTCGTCCAGATCCCGGTGACGCTGGTTTTCCCGCCGTTCGCCGCCCGCGCCACCGACCAGCGTTGGTACACGCTCGCCTGCACGCTGGCCACGGGTCTCGGCCTGGCCGGGATCCTGCTGGCCCCGACGGCCGCGCCGTACCTCTGGGTGGTCGTGCTCGGCATCGGGCAGGGCGGTTCGTTCGGCGTCGGCCTGCTGCTGTTCTCGCTGCGCACCCGCACGACGGCGGTGACCGCACGCCTCTCCGCACAGGCGCAGACCGTCGGTTATCTGGTCGCCGCCGCAGGACCCCTTCTCGTCGGCGCGGTGCACGACGTCACCGACTCCTGGACGGGCCCGGTCGCACTGCTGATCGCGCTGCTGGTGCCGCAGGGGTTCTTCGGTCTGTTGGCCGGTGCGCGCCGGTTCGTCGGTCCGGCACCCGACCCTCGGGCCTCCGAACCGCAGCCGCGCTGA
- a CDS encoding helix-turn-helix transcriptional regulator, with translation MTAEPRERPVGRAGSRAQSPVGEMLRAWRERRRLTQLDLSLQAEVSARHLSFIETGRSRPTSEMILRLSEQLDVPLRERNELLLAGGYAPAYPHHGLDDPSLDAVRRALRQVMAGHEPHPAVVVDHRWRLVDANSGLRFFTADVDPELLRPPVNVLRLSLHPDGMAPRIVNLGEWRAHLLSRLARQAAQTADRYLASLHEELTEYPGSDRAVDPVPEPHDVVVPLRYRHDDRELSFLSLTSVFGTPLDVTVSELAIEAFYPADADTASFLRDAPGLTSQLFPTGDR, from the coding sequence ATGACGGCGGAACCTCGCGAGCGCCCGGTCGGCCGCGCGGGATCGCGAGCGCAGTCCCCGGTGGGGGAGATGTTGCGCGCCTGGCGCGAGCGGCGTCGGCTCACGCAGCTCGACCTCTCGCTGCAGGCCGAGGTGTCGGCCCGGCACCTGAGCTTCATCGAGACCGGTCGGTCGAGACCGACCAGCGAGATGATCCTGCGCCTCTCCGAGCAGCTCGACGTGCCGTTGCGCGAACGCAACGAGCTGCTGCTCGCCGGCGGCTACGCCCCCGCCTACCCTCACCACGGTCTCGACGATCCTTCGCTGGACGCCGTGCGGAGGGCGCTGCGGCAGGTGATGGCCGGGCACGAGCCCCACCCGGCGGTGGTGGTCGATCATCGCTGGCGGCTGGTCGACGCCAACAGCGGGCTGAGGTTCTTCACCGCCGACGTGGATCCCGAGCTGCTCAGGCCGCCGGTCAACGTGCTACGGCTGAGCCTGCATCCGGACGGCATGGCGCCGCGTATCGTCAACCTCGGCGAATGGCGTGCACATCTGCTCTCCCGGCTGGCGCGACAGGCAGCGCAGACGGCCGACCGGTACCTGGCCTCGCTCCACGAGGAGCTCACCGAGTACCCCGGTTCGGACCGAGCGGTGGACCCGGTACCGGAGCCCCACGACGTCGTCGTGCCGCTGCGGTACCGGCACGACGACCGCGAGCTGTCGTTCCTCAGCCTCACCTCGGTCTTCGGCACGCCGCTCGACGTCACGGTCTCCGAGTTGGCGATCGAGGCGTTCTACCCGGCCGACGCGGACACCGCGAGTTTTCTCCGGGACGCGCCCGGCCTCACGAGTCAACTCTTCCCGACCGGCGATCGCTGA
- a CDS encoding S1 family peptidase, with the protein MHTPRHRRAPGASRRTATITSVLAGAVAAALAAFLATAPTAGADDTAKPRAETASSADTGPSAYSPAIKRLAVEALAAELGLSEEEAEARLEQLDGRTRTAVTLQSALGSRTAGTWLSRTTGELMVNVTDQAAADAVEDAGATARMVSHSLPELQKVQTQLDTLGRIPGTSWAIDAANNSVTVQVSDDAAADPRADAWLQKLAGYGDTVRVQRTTASFTTQAFFGGQAILNAAGSGRCSSAFNATDGQNAVVITAGHCTAAVDTWTDGQQVIGQSDVVEFPGSDYGTIPVEDPESLDPQPAVINQNQLQPITGATLVPVGSAVCKTGSTTGTTCGVVQAYNTTVVYPEGTVRGLTQTNLCTQPGDSGGALFAGDQAQGIVSGGSNGGCNQLGFVSFFQPIDEVLQETGLQLIQ; encoded by the coding sequence ATGCACACTCCGCGTCACCGACGCGCCCCTGGGGCCAGCCGACGGACAGCCACGATCACGTCCGTCCTGGCCGGAGCCGTCGCGGCTGCGTTAGCCGCGTTCCTGGCTACGGCACCGACGGCCGGAGCGGACGACACGGCGAAGCCCAGGGCGGAGACGGCGAGCTCCGCGGACACCGGCCCCTCCGCGTACTCGCCCGCGATCAAGCGCCTGGCGGTCGAGGCCCTGGCCGCCGAACTCGGACTGTCCGAAGAGGAAGCCGAGGCCCGCTTGGAGCAGCTGGACGGCCGGACCCGGACCGCGGTGACGTTGCAGAGCGCGCTGGGCAGCCGTACCGCAGGCACCTGGCTGAGCCGCACCACGGGTGAGCTGATGGTCAACGTCACCGACCAGGCCGCCGCGGATGCCGTCGAGGACGCCGGAGCCACCGCGAGGATGGTCAGCCACAGCCTTCCGGAGCTCCAGAAAGTACAGACGCAGCTGGACACCCTCGGTCGCATCCCCGGCACGTCGTGGGCGATCGACGCTGCGAACAACTCGGTGACGGTGCAGGTCTCCGACGATGCCGCGGCCGACCCGCGCGCGGACGCCTGGCTGCAGAAGCTGGCCGGTTACGGCGACACGGTCCGCGTGCAACGCACCACCGCGTCGTTCACCACCCAGGCGTTCTTCGGCGGGCAGGCGATCCTCAACGCAGCCGGTAGCGGGCGGTGCAGCTCGGCGTTCAACGCCACGGACGGCCAGAACGCGGTCGTGATCACGGCCGGGCACTGCACGGCCGCGGTCGACACCTGGACCGACGGTCAGCAGGTGATCGGGCAGTCCGACGTGGTCGAGTTCCCGGGTAGCGACTACGGCACGATCCCGGTGGAGGACCCCGAGTCGCTCGATCCGCAGCCCGCGGTCATCAACCAGAACCAGCTCCAGCCGATCACCGGCGCGACGCTGGTGCCGGTCGGCTCGGCCGTCTGCAAGACCGGCTCGACGACCGGCACGACCTGCGGTGTGGTGCAGGCCTACAACACCACCGTGGTCTACCCCGAGGGCACGGTCCGTGGGCTGACCCAGACCAACCTCTGCACCCAGCCCGGTGACAGCGGCGGCGCGCTGTTCGCGGGTGACCAGGCGCAGGGCATCGTCTCCGGTGGCTCGAACGGCGGCTGCAACCAGCTCGGGTTCGTCTCGTTCTTCCAGCCGATCGACGAGGTCCTCCAGGAGACCGGGCTCCAGCTCATCCAGTGA
- a CDS encoding nuclear transport factor 2 family protein, giving the protein MSDIEQFVTRYLAAWNETDPARRRAEIDAVWADDALYIDPLVVARGREEIDATIGAVQAQFPGFVFRLAGPVDAHHQQARFQWELGPAGGEALVVGFDVAVLAEDGRIGQVYGFLDKVPAA; this is encoded by the coding sequence GTGAGCGACATCGAACAGTTCGTCACCCGCTACCTCGCCGCCTGGAACGAGACCGACCCGGCGCGGCGTCGGGCCGAGATCGACGCCGTCTGGGCCGATGACGCTCTGTACATCGACCCGCTCGTCGTCGCCCGCGGCCGCGAAGAGATCGACGCGACCATCGGCGCGGTCCAAGCCCAGTTTCCCGGCTTCGTGTTCCGGCTAGCCGGTCCGGTGGACGCCCACCACCAGCAGGCCCGCTTCCAGTGGGAGCTGGGCCCGGCCGGCGGTGAGGCCCTCGTCGTCGGGTTCGACGTCGCGGTGCTCGCCGAGGACGGCCGGATCGGCCAGGTCTACGGCTTCCTGGACAAGGTCCCGGCGGCCTGA
- a CDS encoding XRE family transcriptional regulator: MSVGSEEPSRAVGRLAYRLRALRTEGLAGQKLSQAQVGQLLGGDRPLSAPLISSWERTRDPVLPPEVRLRAYARLFATDRAIRTGRLLDEEELNEHERERLIVLERELLKLREEELPDTPPFAHPFGRGTWRFEDGQPVTIVASEMPERKLGHFEYAQKSSPDYVELYRYADLDAMVELYGHLRAANPQNTRIRFRTASGMLQDDSASHLILLGGIDWNSVTRDLLGRLNLPVRQISGADRAVDGYFEVDDGEQPRRFAPRVEGSGADTVLYEDVALFYRGPSPLNRRRTLTICNAMYGRGTLGVVMALTDAWYRDQSEDYLRVRFATAEEFCLLVRVPVFAGNTVTPDWSHKETRLFEWSRGHR, translated from the coding sequence ATGTCAGTGGGAAGCGAGGAGCCGTCTCGGGCCGTAGGTCGACTCGCGTACCGATTACGAGCACTCCGTACGGAGGGCCTGGCCGGCCAGAAGCTGAGCCAGGCGCAGGTCGGCCAGTTGCTCGGCGGCGACCGGCCGCTCAGCGCGCCCTTGATCTCGTCCTGGGAGCGGACCCGCGATCCCGTTCTACCGCCGGAAGTCCGGCTCCGTGCCTATGCGCGGCTGTTCGCCACGGATCGGGCGATTCGAACCGGACGACTCCTCGACGAAGAAGAACTGAACGAACACGAGCGAGAGCGATTGATCGTACTCGAACGTGAACTGTTGAAATTGCGGGAGGAGGAACTCCCCGACACGCCGCCGTTCGCGCATCCGTTCGGCCGGGGCACCTGGCGCTTCGAGGACGGGCAACCCGTTACGATCGTCGCCAGCGAAATGCCGGAGCGGAAACTCGGCCATTTCGAGTACGCGCAGAAGTCGAGCCCGGACTACGTCGAGCTCTACCGGTATGCGGACCTCGACGCGATGGTGGAGCTCTACGGCCATCTCCGGGCCGCGAACCCGCAGAACACCCGGATCCGATTCCGCACCGCTTCTGGCATGCTCCAGGACGACTCCGCCAGTCATCTGATCCTGCTGGGCGGTATCGACTGGAACTCGGTGACCCGTGACTTGCTCGGCCGTCTGAACCTTCCGGTGCGACAGATCTCCGGTGCAGACCGGGCGGTCGACGGATATTTCGAGGTCGACGACGGGGAGCAGCCTCGCCGATTCGCTCCCCGAGTGGAGGGCTCCGGAGCGGACACGGTGCTCTACGAGGACGTCGCGCTGTTCTACCGCGGGCCGAGCCCGTTGAACCGACGCCGGACCCTCACCATTTGCAACGCCATGTACGGGCGGGGAACGCTCGGCGTGGTGATGGCGCTGACCGATGCCTGGTACCGCGATCAGAGCGAGGACTACCTACGGGTCCGGTTCGCCACGGCGGAGGAATTCTGCCTGCTCGTACGAGTGCCGGTATTCGCGGGAAACACGGTCACGCCGGACTGGTCCCACAAGGAAACCAGGCTCTTCGAATGGTCCCGGGGCCATCGTTGA
- a CDS encoding isochorismatase family cysteine hydrolase: MSTTALIVIDMITPYDHPDADQLLPSAEAAVPAIARLVERASAQDSPVIYVNDNFGSWTSNRDSIYQAAIDGKAPHLVEPLQPAEETMFVVKARHSIFFQTPLEYLLGQLDVTRLVLAGQVTEQCVLYSALDAHIRHHEVVIPEDAVAHIHEELARAALKMMELNMGARICAANSIAFRAE, translated from the coding sequence GTGTCCACCACCGCGCTGATCGTGATCGACATGATCACCCCGTACGACCACCCGGATGCCGACCAGCTGCTGCCTTCGGCTGAGGCGGCCGTGCCCGCGATCGCCCGCCTCGTCGAGCGGGCGTCCGCGCAGGACTCCCCGGTGATCTACGTGAACGACAACTTCGGTTCCTGGACGTCGAACCGTGACTCGATCTACCAAGCGGCGATCGACGGCAAGGCGCCGCACCTGGTGGAGCCGCTGCAGCCGGCCGAGGAGACCATGTTCGTGGTCAAGGCCCGCCACTCGATCTTCTTCCAGACGCCGCTGGAGTACCTGCTCGGACAGCTCGACGTCACGCGGCTGGTGCTGGCCGGGCAGGTCACCGAGCAGTGCGTGCTCTACTCCGCGCTGGACGCGCACATCCGGCACCACGAGGTCGTGATCCCGGAGGACGCGGTCGCGCACATCCACGAGGAGCTAGCCCGCGCGGCGCTCAAGATGATGGAGCTCAACATGGGTGCACGTATCTGTGCCGCGAACAGCATCGCGTTCCGTGCCGAATAA
- a CDS encoding DUF6230 family protein, with product MPRAKHAPRSVSGVRWKRFTLLVAPAAIGAGVIVGLTGEGALAASFAVSGQNYKISADKLTADGMVLYGDVDESLDGTKRPVGTAGFKEATLENLCLSTVVPTPAGDMTIRLTAGGEGTPVEATNMIADIDQLSGDAEFNNIQIGVDASKQTKGPVSGPAGIGALQLDSATITEPKLRAWAVASGTFKLTDLKIDVSFGKKECY from the coding sequence ATGCCCAGGGCCAAACACGCACCTCGCTCGGTCAGCGGCGTCCGGTGGAAGCGGTTCACGCTGCTGGTCGCGCCTGCGGCGATCGGCGCGGGTGTCATCGTCGGGCTCACCGGTGAAGGCGCGCTCGCCGCGTCGTTCGCGGTGTCCGGACAGAACTACAAGATCTCCGCCGACAAGCTCACCGCGGACGGCATGGTGCTCTACGGCGACGTGGACGAGTCCCTGGACGGCACCAAGCGTCCGGTCGGCACGGCGGGCTTCAAAGAGGCGACGCTCGAGAACCTGTGCTTGTCCACGGTGGTACCGACGCCGGCGGGCGACATGACGATCCGGCTGACCGCCGGTGGTGAGGGCACTCCGGTCGAGGCGACGAACATGATCGCCGACATCGACCAGCTCTCCGGCGACGCCGAGTTCAACAACATCCAGATCGGCGTCGACGCGTCCAAGCAGACGAAGGGCCCGGTCAGCGGCCCGGCCGGAATCGGCGCGCTGCAACTGGATTCCGCGACGATCACCGAGCCGAAGCTGCGGGCCTGGGCGGTGGCGTCCGGCACCTTCAAATTGACCGATCTGAAGATCGACGTCAGCTTCGGCAAGAAGGAATGTTACTGA
- a CDS encoding DUF6114 domain-containing protein, with product MSRRARFRRWRHERPFWGSVLTLLFAAELYAATAAPMGLIVLEGATVLGTMVLSAVLVVLGGATLAQPLLRTITGPIVVLLALVSLLVSNFGGFLIGMLLGVVGGGMVFAWSPTKNADAAAPPVEEAPGDTVDAEADTEMLALAPPTDDETPTGALLLPDSADRPADPDSLSPGGEEATDSDALAAQQWRRIPGGTAAEASTEPPTPPRRSGRHRPLLSVLVWLVPALAVAVIVTATGAPAVADTPSGAPRELPCLIPFLCPEPTPTPTPPDVPSPAPTPGPSSAPLFPDLLPKPGPSASATPTPGATCAPEDYPTGDGTPVGDAAALAARILQACAKAGTPNAGTADEVSAVGIEPSVLRADRLTLDDLTYRGTVKLTTATGSTTVMEFAATKLTIVGMDLQVPFNARTITLAGSSSATISGNVKLYAADLSGKALDLLPLKFTPNPPPLLPQIALPSLFFTGVTSHVALVSADTIKTSINITVK from the coding sequence GTGTCGCGACGAGCGCGTTTTCGCCGATGGCGACACGAAAGGCCGTTCTGGGGATCGGTACTCACGCTGCTGTTCGCGGCGGAGCTCTACGCGGCGACAGCTGCGCCGATGGGGCTGATCGTCCTGGAGGGCGCCACCGTCCTCGGGACGATGGTGCTGTCCGCGGTGCTGGTCGTGCTCGGCGGGGCCACGCTCGCGCAACCGCTGCTGCGGACGATCACCGGGCCGATCGTCGTCCTGCTGGCGCTGGTATCGCTTCTGGTCTCGAACTTCGGTGGATTCCTCATCGGAATGCTGCTCGGCGTCGTCGGTGGCGGGATGGTCTTCGCCTGGTCGCCGACGAAGAACGCTGATGCCGCCGCACCGCCGGTCGAGGAGGCGCCCGGTGACACGGTCGACGCAGAGGCCGACACCGAGATGCTGGCGCTCGCGCCGCCCACCGACGACGAGACGCCGACCGGCGCTCTCCTCCTGCCCGACAGCGCGGACCGACCCGCCGACCCCGACTCGCTGAGCCCGGGTGGTGAGGAGGCCACGGACTCCGACGCGCTGGCGGCGCAGCAGTGGCGGCGTATACCCGGCGGGACCGCCGCCGAGGCCTCGACCGAGCCGCCGACCCCGCCGCGCCGGTCGGGACGGCATCGGCCGTTGCTCTCGGTGCTGGTCTGGCTCGTGCCGGCGCTCGCGGTCGCGGTGATCGTCACCGCCACCGGAGCACCAGCGGTCGCCGACACTCCGAGCGGCGCACCGCGCGAGTTGCCGTGCCTGATCCCGTTCCTCTGCCCGGAGCCGACGCCGACCCCCACGCCGCCCGACGTGCCGTCGCCCGCACCGACGCCGGGCCCGTCGTCCGCGCCGCTCTTCCCCGACCTGCTGCCGAAGCCGGGACCGAGCGCGTCCGCCACCCCGACGCCGGGCGCGACGTGCGCACCCGAGGACTACCCGACCGGCGACGGGACACCGGTCGGCGACGCCGCCGCGCTGGCCGCACGGATCTTGCAGGCCTGCGCCAAGGCCGGCACCCCCAATGCGGGCACCGCCGACGAGGTCTCCGCGGTCGGGATCGAGCCGAGCGTGCTCCGAGCGGACCGCCTGACGCTGGACGACCTCACTTACCGCGGCACGGTGAAGCTCACGACCGCCACCGGCTCGACCACCGTGATGGAGTTCGCCGCGACGAAGCTGACGATCGTCGGCATGGATCTGCAGGTGCCGTTCAACGCCCGCACGATCACCCTGGCGGGCTCTTCAAGTGCGACGATCAGCGGAAACGTAAAGCTCTACGCGGCCGATCTGAGCGGTAAGGCGCTCGATCTATTACCGCTGAAGTTCACGCCGAACCCGCCGCCGCTGCTGCCGCAGATCGCGCTGCCGAGCCTCTTTTTCACCGGCGTGACATCCCACGTCGCCCTGGTGAGCGCCGACACGATCAAAACGTCGATCAACATCACCGTCAAGTAA
- a CDS encoding aspartate-semialdehyde dehydrogenase, whose amino-acid sequence MSSRKPTLAVVGATGAVGTVMLSILSERADIWGEIRLVASKRSAGKRLVVRGEEVEVQLLEPSVFDGVDVAMFDVPDEVSAAWAPIAVERGAVAVDNSGAFRMDPDVPLVVPEVNGEAAANRPKGIIANPNCTTLTMMDALGALHRKWRLTELVVASYQAASGAGQPGVDRLYDELEIVGGRRDLGVRAGDVRAALAEKLGDQASPFPAPLALNVVPWAGSVKDDGWSSEELKVRNESRKILGIPDLRVSATCVRVPVVTTHSLAVHATFASPLTVAEAHDALAEAPNVVVVDDPTNGEFPTPADTVGADPTFVGRVRQALDFPNTLDLFVCGDNLRKGAALNTAQIAELVAAAL is encoded by the coding sequence ATGAGCAGCCGGAAGCCCACCCTTGCCGTCGTCGGCGCGACCGGTGCCGTCGGCACCGTGATGCTGTCGATCCTGTCCGAGCGCGCCGACATCTGGGGCGAGATCCGGCTGGTCGCCTCCAAGCGGTCGGCGGGCAAGCGCCTCGTCGTCCGCGGTGAAGAGGTCGAGGTCCAGCTGCTCGAGCCGTCGGTGTTCGACGGGGTCGACGTGGCGATGTTCGACGTCCCGGACGAGGTCTCCGCCGCATGGGCGCCGATCGCCGTCGAGCGCGGTGCGGTCGCGGTCGACAACTCCGGCGCGTTCCGGATGGACCCGGACGTCCCGCTGGTCGTGCCCGAGGTGAACGGTGAAGCGGCGGCCAACCGGCCCAAGGGCATCATCGCCAACCCGAACTGCACCACTCTCACGATGATGGACGCGCTGGGTGCGCTGCACCGCAAGTGGCGCCTCACCGAGCTGGTGGTGGCCTCGTACCAGGCCGCGTCCGGCGCGGGCCAGCCCGGCGTCGACCGGCTCTACGACGAGTTGGAGATCGTCGGCGGCCGTCGCGACCTGGGCGTGCGGGCCGGTGACGTGCGCGCGGCGCTGGCCGAGAAGCTCGGTGACCAGGCGTCGCCGTTCCCGGCGCCGCTGGCGCTCAACGTCGTGCCGTGGGCCGGCTCGGTCAAGGACGACGGGTGGAGCAGCGAGGAGCTGAAGGTCCGGAACGAGTCCCGGAAGATCCTCGGTATCCCCGACCTTCGGGTGTCCGCCACGTGCGTGCGGGTTCCGGTCGTAACCACGCACTCGCTCGCGGTGCACGCGACGTTCGCGTCGCCGCTGACCGTGGCCGAGGCGCACGACGCGCTCGCGGAGGCGCCGAACGTGGTCGTCGTGGACGACCCGACCAACGGTGAGTTCCCGACGCCGGCCGACACCGTCGGTGCGGACCCGACGTTCGTCGGGCGGGTGCGGCAGGCGCTGGACTTCCCGAACACGCTCGACCTGTTCGTCTGCGGCGACAACCTGCGCAAGGGCGCTGCCCTGAACACAGCCCAAATCGCCGAACTAGTCGCGGCGGCCCTCTGA
- a CDS encoding aspartate kinase produces the protein MGLVVQKYGGSSVADAERIKRVAERIVATRKAGSDVVVVVSAMGDTTDELLDLAGQVAPVPPGRELDMLLTAGERISMALLAMAIHSLGYEARSFTGSQAGVITTARHGAARIIDVTPGRIQGAVDEGAIAIVAGFQGVAQDTKDITTLGRGGSDTTAVALAAALKADVCEIYTDVDGVYTADPRIVKNAKKLDTVIYEEMLELAACGAKILHLRSVEYARRNDLPIHVRSSYSNKPGTIVTGSMEDSSVEQAIISGVAHDRSEAKVTVVGVPDQPGRAASILRTVADAEINIDMVVQNVSAAATARTDISFTLPKADGPAAMSALQKAQESIGFDRLIFDEHIGKVSVVGAGMRSHPGVIATFCEALAEVGVNIEIISTSEIRISAVCRDTDLDAAVRAVHEAFELGTDEEATVYAGSGR, from the coding sequence GTGGGACTCGTCGTACAGAAGTACGGCGGCTCCTCGGTCGCCGACGCTGAGCGGATCAAGCGGGTAGCCGAGCGCATCGTCGCCACCCGGAAGGCCGGCAGCGACGTCGTCGTCGTGGTCTCCGCGATGGGCGACACCACTGACGAGTTGCTCGATCTGGCCGGCCAGGTCGCCCCGGTACCCCCGGGACGCGAGCTCGACATGCTGCTGACCGCGGGCGAACGCATCTCGATGGCGCTGCTCGCGATGGCGATCCACTCACTCGGGTACGAGGCCCGCTCGTTCACCGGCTCGCAGGCCGGTGTCATCACCACGGCGCGGCACGGAGCCGCGCGCATCATCGACGTGACGCCCGGACGGATCCAGGGCGCCGTCGACGAAGGCGCGATCGCCATCGTCGCCGGTTTCCAGGGCGTCGCCCAGGACACCAAAGACATCACGACGCTGGGCCGCGGCGGGTCCGACACGACGGCGGTCGCCCTGGCCGCCGCGCTCAAAGCCGACGTGTGCGAGATCTACACGGACGTGGACGGCGTCTACACCGCTGACCCGCGGATCGTGAAGAACGCGAAGAAGCTCGACACGGTCATCTACGAGGAGATGCTGGAGCTCGCCGCCTGTGGCGCGAAGATCCTGCACCTCCGATCGGTGGAGTACGCCAGGCGCAACGACCTGCCGATCCACGTCCGCTCGTCGTACTCGAACAAGCCCGGCACGATCGTGACCGGGTCGATGGAGGACTCTTCCGTGGAGCAGGCGATCATCTCCGGCGTCGCGCACGACCGGAGCGAAGCGAAGGTCACCGTGGTCGGCGTTCCCGACCAGCCGGGTCGGGCGGCATCGATCCTGCGGACGGTCGCCGACGCCGAGATCAACATCGACATGGTGGTGCAGAACGTCTCGGCCGCGGCGACCGCACGCACCGACATCTCGTTCACGCTGCCGAAGGCCGACGGCCCGGCCGCGATGTCCGCGCTGCAGAAGGCGCAGGAGTCGATCGGGTTCGACCGGCTGATCTTCGACGAGCACATCGGCAAGGTGTCGGTGGTCGGCGCGGGTATGCGTTCGCACCCGGGCGTCATCGCCACCTTCTGTGAGGCGCTGGCGGAGGTCGGCGTCAACATCGAGATCATCTCGACGTCGGAGATCCGGATCTCCGCGGTCTGTCGCGACACCGACCTGGACGCCGCTGTCCGCGCCGTGCACGAGGCGTTCGAGCTCGGCACCGACGAAGAAGCCACTGTTTACGCGGGGAGCGGACGATGA